A genomic window from Planococcus rifietoensis includes:
- a CDS encoding enoyl-CoA hydratase/isomerase family protein — MAYIIETKNQVMTFSINRPHIRNAINNEVMEGFEELANRAREEDIRYVVITATGEQAFCSGGDLSVFHELKTEQQAWPMLSRMGEALYRIKTIPVPVIALVNGTAVGGGCEIATACDYRLVKSHAKCGFIQGTLAITSGWGGGTYLFETLKHDAALKMLSDARAYTATELFENGWASAIIEEDGDIEQFLASMNRVLPSVHRAYKEIAIRKWQETNLKQRVDQEIRECARLWAKEAHHQAVDRFLNKSKK, encoded by the coding sequence ATGGCATACATAATCGAAACAAAAAATCAGGTAATGACGTTTTCGATCAACCGGCCCCATATCCGCAACGCCATCAACAACGAAGTGATGGAAGGGTTTGAAGAACTCGCTAACCGCGCCAGGGAAGAAGACATCCGCTATGTCGTCATCACGGCAACAGGCGAGCAGGCATTTTGTTCAGGCGGCGACTTGTCCGTTTTCCATGAACTGAAAACAGAACAGCAGGCTTGGCCGATGCTCAGCCGCATGGGAGAAGCTTTGTATCGCATCAAGACAATTCCTGTCCCGGTCATTGCGCTTGTCAACGGCACTGCGGTTGGCGGGGGCTGTGAGATTGCGACAGCGTGCGATTACCGGCTGGTGAAGAGCCATGCCAAATGCGGCTTTATTCAAGGGACGTTGGCCATCACGAGCGGGTGGGGAGGCGGCACCTATCTTTTTGAAACTTTGAAGCATGACGCGGCACTCAAAATGCTCAGCGATGCGCGCGCTTACACAGCGACCGAATTGTTTGAAAACGGATGGGCCAGCGCCATCATCGAAGAGGACGGGGATATCGAACAATTCCTGGCATCAATGAACCGAGTGCTGCCGTCCGTACACCGTGCTTATAAAGAGATAGCGATCCGTAAATGGCAGGAAACGAACTTGAAACAGCGGGTCGATCAGGAGATCCGTGAGTGCGCTAGATTGTGGGCCAAAGAAGCCCATCATCAAGCCGTCGATAGGTTTTTGAATAAAAGCAAAAAATAA
- the rpmF gene encoding 50S ribosomal protein L32: protein MAVPFRRTSKTAKRKRRTHFKLSVPGMVACPSCGESKLAHHVCKACGSYKGKEVVASK from the coding sequence ATGGCTGTACCGTTCAGAAGAACATCCAAAACCGCTAAAAGAAAACGCCGTACGCATTTCAAGCTATCCGTACCTGGTATGGTAGCGTGCCCAAGCTGTGGCGAAAGTAAATTGGCTCACCATGTCTGCAAAGCATGTGGATCATACAAAGGCAAAGAAGTAGTAGCTAGCAAATAA
- a CDS encoding YceD family protein — MKIAIQQLQKYRNDGMPIDQYVQLDEAKKRNSDIRAVSPIHVTGHCTIGSQQMTCMLHLEGTLTLPCARTWEDVEYPVSIDTVEIFDWSEKGREEGEDEYVHTVTTEVINLQPILEELIALEVPIQVFKEDSEQTVIKGGNDWSYLSDEEVLAKKEEAQSKPDPRLADLAKYFDQTDE, encoded by the coding sequence ATGAAAATAGCGATTCAACAGCTACAAAAGTATCGTAACGACGGGATGCCAATTGACCAGTATGTTCAATTGGATGAGGCGAAAAAGCGCAATAGTGATATTCGCGCCGTATCTCCTATACACGTCACAGGACACTGTACGATTGGTTCGCAACAAATGACGTGCATGCTCCATCTTGAAGGGACGCTTACGCTGCCCTGTGCACGAACTTGGGAAGATGTCGAATATCCGGTCAGCATCGACACCGTAGAAATCTTCGATTGGTCTGAAAAAGGCCGTGAAGAAGGCGAGGACGAATATGTCCACACGGTAACGACTGAAGTCATTAATCTTCAGCCGATTTTAGAAGAGCTGATCGCCCTTGAAGTGCCTATACAGGTCTTTAAGGAAGACTCAGAACAAACCGTTATCAAAGGCGGCAACGACTGGTCTTATTTGTCAGATGAAGAAGTTCTGGCCAAGAAGGAAGAAGCACAATCAAAACCGGATCCAAGACTGGCTGATTTAGCCAAGTATTTCGATCAGACAGATGAATAG
- a CDS encoding nucleotidyltransferase, with amino-acid sequence MKATGIVVEYNPFHNGHLHHAAKAKELSGADVVVAVMSGQFLQRGEPAFADKWTRTEMALSAGVDVVIELPYAFATAQASEFARGAIHLLDAAGCASFCFGSEQGEIEPFLNSLELLNTKREQYDTIIHDRVQTGISYPKALNDAYLSLKNSSSRYADLTKPNNILGYHYIEAAHAVNRAMAPLTIQRIGAGYHDPLEPGVAIASATGIRNAFFEGEELGELAPYLPTSSIRLLERVHAEQQGFVDWQRFYPMLRFTILREGPKALARFAEVTEGIENLIHESAKRSETFDVFIARVKSKRFTRTRIQRMLTHIFTGYTQQEAQAVKQPEYIRLLGMTHNGRRYLNERKKAIPLPVISRAADLTGSMGQLDIRASTLYLQAIGADSLKKEYTTPPIYLGDSSDK; translated from the coding sequence ATGAAAGCGACAGGAATCGTTGTTGAATATAACCCTTTCCATAATGGCCATTTGCATCACGCGGCGAAAGCAAAAGAACTGTCAGGAGCCGATGTGGTCGTTGCTGTCATGAGCGGCCAATTCCTCCAACGCGGCGAACCGGCGTTTGCCGATAAGTGGACGCGCACGGAAATGGCGCTGTCGGCTGGCGTCGATGTGGTCATCGAATTGCCCTATGCTTTCGCGACCGCTCAGGCATCCGAATTCGCACGCGGCGCCATCCATTTGCTTGACGCAGCAGGATGCGCTTCTTTTTGCTTCGGCAGCGAACAAGGCGAAATCGAACCGTTCTTGAACAGCCTGGAATTATTGAACACCAAAAGAGAGCAATACGACACAATCATCCATGACAGGGTGCAAACCGGCATCAGTTACCCAAAAGCATTGAACGACGCTTACCTCTCTTTAAAGAACAGCAGCAGCCGCTATGCCGACTTGACCAAACCGAACAACATTCTCGGCTATCATTATATCGAAGCCGCACATGCAGTCAACCGCGCAATGGCACCCCTGACGATACAGCGCATCGGTGCCGGCTATCACGATCCGCTAGAGCCCGGTGTCGCGATTGCCAGTGCGACCGGCATACGCAATGCCTTTTTCGAAGGTGAGGAGCTCGGAGAACTAGCGCCTTATTTACCGACGAGCAGCATTCGTTTGCTCGAGCGGGTTCACGCGGAACAGCAAGGATTTGTCGACTGGCAACGGTTCTATCCCATGCTGCGCTTCACGATTTTGCGCGAAGGGCCAAAAGCACTCGCGCGGTTTGCCGAAGTAACGGAAGGCATCGAGAACTTGATCCACGAGTCAGCCAAGCGTTCAGAGACTTTTGATGTCTTCATCGCCCGCGTGAAGAGCAAACGCTTCACACGGACGCGGATACAGCGCATGTTGACCCACATCTTCACGGGGTATACACAGCAGGAAGCACAAGCTGTCAAACAGCCGGAATACATCCGCTTGCTTGGCATGACGCATAACGGCAGGCGTTATTTGAATGAACGAAAAAAAGCCATCCCGCTCCCTGTCATCAGCCGCGCAGCGGATTTAACAGGAAGCATGGGACAGCTTGATATCCGCGCATCGACACTTTACCTTCAAGCCATCGGCGCAGACTCATTGAAAAAGGAATACACAACACCGCCTATTTACCTGGGCGATAGTTCTGACAAATAA
- a CDS encoding SepM family pheromone-processing serine protease encodes MKSKKLWFFVLVMALVVFVSSYRLDAYISRPGDAYELSPLVEVEGRDEGDAGTLSLMTVTMFNATPALYVMAQFQEGYKVLDPEQVRSPHESDEEYNVRQLKLMSDSQVNALQVAFEEAGKPYEVSSNGVFILNVLEDGAAAGLLSPGDRLLEIDGQAYGSMEDFLDYLATKKVGDEVELVIERDERTINQTVTLAPLPTEPERAGIGISFVEDKEIETTPDVSIDSDTIGGPSAGLMFTLEILNQLLDEDITHGYDIAGTGTMESDGTVGPIGGIDQKVIAADRAGIDVFFAPDNEGDSGTPSNFDVAMETAEEIGTEMDIVPVTDIDAALDYLSELSPR; translated from the coding sequence ATGAAAAGTAAAAAACTATGGTTTTTTGTGCTGGTGATGGCGCTCGTCGTGTTTGTCAGCTCCTACCGGCTGGATGCCTATATTTCACGCCCGGGCGACGCATACGAGCTATCGCCGCTGGTGGAAGTGGAGGGACGGGATGAAGGCGACGCTGGCACGCTCAGCTTAATGACCGTGACGATGTTTAATGCGACTCCAGCTTTGTACGTCATGGCGCAATTTCAGGAAGGCTATAAAGTCCTCGACCCGGAACAAGTGAGAAGCCCCCATGAAAGCGATGAGGAATACAATGTCAGGCAACTAAAGCTGATGTCTGATTCACAGGTCAATGCGCTGCAAGTGGCCTTTGAAGAAGCAGGCAAACCCTATGAAGTATCGAGTAACGGCGTGTTCATCCTGAACGTGCTGGAAGACGGGGCGGCTGCCGGCCTATTGTCACCGGGTGACCGTTTGTTGGAAATCGATGGGCAAGCTTATGGTTCGATGGAAGATTTTCTTGATTATTTAGCAACCAAGAAGGTGGGAGATGAAGTGGAACTGGTGATTGAGCGCGATGAACGCACGATTAACCAGACGGTCACGCTAGCCCCACTGCCCACAGAGCCTGAACGCGCGGGCATTGGCATTTCGTTCGTGGAAGACAAAGAAATCGAAACGACTCCGGATGTTTCGATCGACTCCGATACCATCGGCGGGCCGTCCGCCGGGTTGATGTTCACCTTGGAAATTTTGAATCAATTGCTGGATGAAGACATTACCCACGGATATGACATTGCGGGAACCGGCACGATGGAAAGCGACGGGACGGTCGGGCCTATTGGCGGAATCGACCAAAAAGTTATTGCGGCAGACCGTGCTGGCATCGACGTTTTTTTCGCACCGGATAATGAGGGGGATTCCGGGACGCCGAGCAATTTTGATGTCGCGATGGAAACCGCAGAAGAAATCGGCACTGAGATGGATATTGTCCCTGTCACCGACATCGATGCGGCCCTTGATTATTTGTCAGAACTATCGCCCAGGTAA
- the coaD gene encoding pantetheine-phosphate adenylyltransferase, with protein sequence MTKIAVVPGSFDPITMGHLDIVKRASSIFDEVKVVVMNNSSKNPLFDVDERMALIAEVTKTIPNVTVDSFAGLLIDYAVEAKANAIIRGLRAVSDFEYEMQITSMNRFLNENIETLFMVSNNQYSFLSSSIVKEVAKYQGNISGLVPDAVEKALIEKFK encoded by the coding sequence TTGACTAAAATTGCAGTAGTACCGGGGAGTTTCGACCCGATTACGATGGGCCATTTGGATATCGTCAAACGGGCATCATCGATTTTTGATGAAGTGAAGGTCGTGGTCATGAACAATTCATCGAAAAACCCATTATTCGATGTGGATGAACGGATGGCATTAATTGCAGAAGTGACCAAAACCATTCCGAACGTGACGGTCGATTCATTTGCCGGCCTGCTGATCGACTATGCAGTGGAAGCAAAAGCAAATGCAATCATCCGGGGCTTACGGGCCGTATCAGATTTCGAATACGAGATGCAAATCACGTCCATGAACCGTTTCTTGAATGAAAACATCGAAACTTTGTTCATGGTGTCAAACAACCAATATTCTTTCCTCAGTTCGAGCATTGTTAAAGAAGTGGCGAAATATCAAGGAAATATTTCCGGGCTGGTCCCAGATGCGGTGGAAAAAGCATTAATAGAAAAGTTCAAATAA
- the rsmD gene encoding 16S rRNA (guanine(966)-N(2))-methyltransferase RsmD, producing MRVVAGQAKGLPLKAVPGNSTRPTTDKVKESIFNMIGPFFDGGTAVDLFAGSGGLGIEALSRGVDHAIFTDKDKKAVETIQANLEKTKLTESAEVYRADAERGLKAMKKNGVKARLLFLDPPYHMEKAYGLMGKAAEFGLLEDEAIIVCEHERDIELPDETAGCVRFKKELYGNTIISIYRYQGEEGERID from the coding sequence ATGCGTGTAGTAGCAGGACAGGCGAAAGGCCTGCCTTTGAAAGCGGTTCCCGGGAATTCGACGAGGCCGACGACTGATAAAGTAAAAGAATCCATCTTTAATATGATCGGCCCGTTTTTTGATGGCGGAACGGCAGTGGACTTGTTTGCCGGCAGCGGGGGGCTCGGGATTGAAGCCTTGAGCCGTGGCGTCGACCATGCGATTTTTACCGATAAAGACAAAAAAGCGGTGGAAACCATCCAGGCCAATCTGGAAAAAACCAAGTTGACAGAATCGGCGGAAGTATACCGCGCCGATGCTGAACGCGGATTGAAAGCCATGAAGAAAAATGGCGTCAAGGCGCGTTTGCTGTTTCTCGATCCGCCTTACCATATGGAAAAAGCCTACGGACTGATGGGGAAGGCGGCTGAATTCGGCTTGCTTGAAGACGAGGCGATCATCGTCTGCGAACACGAACGCGATATCGAATTGCCGGATGAAACAGCTGGGTGCGTCCGGTTTAAAAAGGAATTATATGGAAATACGATCATTTCAATTTACCGCTACCAGGGGGAAGAGGGAGAACGCATTGACTAA
- a CDS encoding DUF7147 family protein, with protein MIQRFIELGEGYGDIYELRQLMESNQERFMHGFVFVSKTKDGHPVVSVAAAFQPAQEGNFMPIYLCREGVPDGSKRLAVFEDAVKQLGHEPIRMDVKHSSQYADTKLYFGHLIAILRLNHYIPPMQ; from the coding sequence ATGATACAACGTTTTATCGAACTTGGAGAAGGGTACGGCGATATATATGAACTTCGCCAATTGATGGAAAGCAATCAAGAACGGTTTATGCACGGATTCGTTTTCGTTTCAAAAACGAAAGACGGCCATCCAGTCGTTTCCGTTGCCGCTGCATTCCAGCCAGCCCAAGAAGGCAATTTCATGCCGATTTATCTATGCCGCGAAGGCGTACCGGACGGTTCAAAACGATTGGCCGTGTTTGAGGACGCAGTAAAGCAATTGGGCCATGAGCCGATTCGCATGGACGTCAAGCATTCTTCACAATACGCAGACACCAAACTTTATTTCGGCCACCTCATCGCCATTCTCAGGCTCAACCATTATATTCCGCCGATGCAATGA
- a CDS encoding YlbG family protein, with protein sequence MHDRQGLIVYVHQLKQAKSLRKYGHVHFISRKLKYVVVYMDQDKIEATKEKLSKLPYVKKVLESQRPFLKTEYENAKPDKAKEYDYKIGL encoded by the coding sequence ATGCATGATCGCCAAGGTCTGATTGTCTATGTGCATCAGCTGAAACAAGCAAAATCGCTGCGGAAGTATGGACACGTCCATTTTATTTCCCGCAAATTGAAATATGTCGTCGTCTACATGGACCAGGACAAAATTGAAGCCACAAAAGAAAAACTATCCAAGCTGCCGTATGTCAAGAAAGTGTTGGAGTCCCAGCGACCTTTCCTTAAGACGGAATATGAAAATGCCAAGCCCGATAAAGCGAAGGAATACGATTATAAAATCGGCTTGTGA
- a CDS encoding glycerophosphodiester phosphodiesterase — MGKKTKIGLAAAAVGAAAWAGSKAFTEPQTRPQKAVLDYKHPIVLAHRGGSSLAPEHTMAAFDRAAELGVHGFEIDIRMTNDEEILVFHDEFVDRTSGSAGRVAEMTLEELRELDLGYHFVDGKGENSYRGKGEKVVLLRELLEKFPQMYINIDIKDAPDTYEGSLVPSKLWRLIESLGAEDRVVVTSFYDEQIDRFNLYAQNRVALGAGENEVRKAFTSFNSQFGHLYAPRADVVQIPVKHSVFRLDSARFIAFLDRLNVPVHYWVIDNKEAMEKLINAGAQGIITDRPDIAIELISALEEKRQ; from the coding sequence ATGGGTAAGAAAACGAAAATTGGACTGGCCGCAGCCGCTGTTGGCGCAGCCGCATGGGCCGGCTCTAAAGCATTTACAGAACCACAGACACGACCTCAAAAAGCCGTGCTCGATTACAAGCACCCGATCGTCCTCGCCCATCGCGGCGGCAGCTCGCTCGCGCCCGAACATACGATGGCAGCTTTTGACCGTGCCGCAGAACTCGGCGTCCACGGCTTTGAAATCGACATTCGCATGACCAACGACGAGGAAATCCTGGTTTTTCACGATGAATTTGTCGACCGCACATCCGGCTCAGCCGGTCGCGTAGCCGAAATGACACTCGAAGAATTGCGTGAGCTTGACCTTGGCTATCATTTCGTCGATGGCAAAGGCGAAAATTCTTACCGCGGAAAAGGCGAAAAAGTCGTCCTGCTACGTGAATTGCTGGAGAAATTCCCGCAAATGTATATCAATATCGATATCAAAGACGCACCTGATACGTATGAAGGCAGTCTGGTGCCCTCGAAGCTTTGGCGCTTGATCGAATCACTTGGCGCGGAAGACCGTGTCGTCGTCACCAGCTTCTACGACGAACAAATCGACCGCTTTAATTTATACGCCCAAAACCGTGTTGCTCTTGGCGCTGGGGAAAATGAAGTGCGCAAAGCTTTCACTTCCTTCAACAGCCAGTTCGGCCATCTGTATGCACCGCGAGCGGATGTTGTGCAGATTCCGGTGAAGCATTCGGTATTCCGTCTCGACTCTGCGCGGTTTATTGCCTTCCTTGACCGATTAAATGTCCCGGTTCATTACTGGGTGATCGACAACAAGGAAGCGATGGAGAAATTGATCAACGCCGGAGCCCAAGGCATCATTACCGATCGGCCTGATATCGCCATCGAATTGATTTCGGCATTAGAAGAAAAACGCCAATAA
- a CDS encoding YlbF family regulator, translating to MIMTYEWVGITDSADELSEMILQSEQAAKYRDAYDSVYSDKLLAREIHDFARLKELYEEVQRFGKYHPDYKRVMKQIRVDKRRLDLNEKVAELRLAENELQDLMDQVSFILGRSVSEAVKIPSSNPFFSSDSSCGSGCGTGGGCSCSA from the coding sequence GTGATCATGACCTACGAATGGGTCGGTATAACTGACTCTGCGGACGAGCTGAGTGAAATGATACTGCAATCAGAGCAGGCTGCGAAATACCGCGATGCCTATGACTCTGTCTATAGCGATAAACTATTGGCGAGGGAGATCCATGATTTCGCCAGGCTGAAGGAGCTGTACGAGGAAGTGCAGCGCTTTGGCAAATACCACCCTGATTACAAACGGGTGATGAAGCAAATCCGCGTGGATAAACGCCGACTGGACCTTAACGAAAAGGTAGCAGAGCTGCGGCTCGCGGAAAATGAGCTGCAGGACTTGATGGACCAAGTGAGTTTCATCCTGGGCCGGTCGGTGTCAGAAGCCGTCAAGATCCCTTCGAGCAATCCGTTCTTTTCATCGGATTCCTCATGTGGCAGCGGTTGCGGCACAGGCGGCGGCTGTTCCTGCTCCGCATAA
- a CDS encoding CAP domain-containing protein, with translation MKDLLRIMIFLAIVLIGLFYLDPSISENELLEAPRPADPLPADNLTESALDVERPTSGLSVHIGEPSEEWLAEHGKPDRIEPSAFGYEWWVYDAAYSNFVMVGVKEGRVVQVYAAGESTDVEPYTIGQTLTDLYRFTIIENEVTVKYGTNTYTFNLSEQDMDKRILVSFDDLYAQLYIDAEDQQLEAVRFMDAETLIRHQPYDMMYSGDLLVTPRPSSTLQRSIDDANARQLVDLTNVYRLRHQRSLVKENIGISLLAEQTSEEMARTEFTSAEMEVSDLEARLQGADIPFDLAAINTASRYYDAPETLHGWFNSPSHRGTLLSTQYNQVGVGVFGKYYSQILLKQDPGVYESQ, from the coding sequence GTGAAGGACTTGTTACGCATCATGATTTTCTTGGCGATTGTCCTGATTGGACTGTTCTACTTGGACCCGTCAATCAGTGAAAACGAATTGCTTGAAGCGCCGCGGCCGGCAGATCCGTTGCCGGCTGATAACTTGACGGAATCGGCGCTCGATGTTGAACGGCCGACGAGCGGGCTTTCCGTCCATATTGGAGAGCCGTCGGAAGAGTGGCTGGCAGAGCATGGCAAGCCCGACCGCATCGAGCCATCTGCTTTTGGTTACGAGTGGTGGGTATACGATGCCGCATATTCCAATTTCGTCATGGTGGGAGTAAAGGAAGGGCGCGTTGTCCAAGTTTATGCAGCTGGTGAGTCTACAGATGTCGAACCTTATACGATCGGGCAGACGCTCACTGACTTGTACAGGTTTACCATCATCGAGAATGAAGTGACCGTAAAATATGGCACCAATACGTATACTTTTAATTTAAGTGAGCAGGATATGGATAAGCGGATTTTGGTGAGTTTTGACGATCTCTATGCACAATTGTATATCGATGCGGAAGACCAGCAATTAGAGGCTGTCAGGTTCATGGATGCTGAAACGCTGATCCGCCATCAGCCTTACGACATGATGTATTCAGGAGATTTATTGGTGACCCCAAGGCCATCGTCAACCTTGCAGCGGTCGATTGATGATGCGAACGCTAGGCAATTGGTCGATTTGACCAATGTCTATCGGCTTCGCCATCAGCGCTCCTTGGTCAAGGAAAATATCGGCATCAGTTTATTGGCCGAGCAGACGAGCGAGGAAATGGCACGCACGGAGTTTACTTCCGCAGAGATGGAAGTGTCGGATTTGGAAGCCCGCTTGCAAGGGGCGGATATTCCATTTGATCTGGCGGCCATCAATACAGCTTCACGCTATTATGATGCGCCGGAGACCTTGCACGGCTGGTTCAACTCCCCGAGCCACAGGGGAACCTTATTGAGCACACAATACAACCAGGTCGGCGTCGGCGTATTCGGCAAGTATTACAGCCAGATCCTGTTGAAGCAGGATCCAGGCGTCTATGAAAGCCAATAG
- a CDS encoding YugN family protein, which yields MYFENTGLENIEVDITLLEDIMNKHGLTKEGQWDYERVTYDRKFIVREGTYYLRVFAYAIDGDVDANDATMRVLKPVIGKHYYPHGIEYGEDEHFPDHLLKTGAEILASIKKEISEFEIKA from the coding sequence ATGTATTTTGAAAATACAGGACTAGAGAACATCGAAGTGGATATTACATTGCTTGAAGACATCATGAACAAGCATGGCTTGACCAAAGAAGGCCAATGGGATTATGAGCGTGTCACATACGACCGCAAATTCATCGTCCGCGAAGGCACTTATTACTTGCGCGTTTTCGCTTACGCGATCGATGGAGATGTTGATGCCAACGATGCGACTATGCGCGTCTTGAAGCCGGTCATCGGCAAGCATTACTACCCGCACGGCATTGAATACGGTGAAGACGAGCATTTCCCGGATCACCTATTGAAAACTGGCGCTGAAATTTTGGCTTCCATCAAAAAAGAAATTTCCGAGTTCGAAATCAAAGCGTAA
- the ytvI gene encoding sporulation integral membrane protein YtvI, with product MGKWFNKKLATLLLVIAIVVLISIYILPIAVPLIIALLTAIFLEPFVKFVQKRFKWERKGAVITVFILFLVIASGLVYWIITQLVGQIIQFSKMVPEYTNSLSHMWGEVEAFFLRSTAEMPVEVVNSFETEMIAFAEGIRDWILTFVNYDTVTNLLTGIPSFLVSFIVFLIALFLFMLDLMDLKGMLFNRLKESTAEKVRFMSARLNNVVFGFLKAQFLVSLIIFAVSLIALLFIAPEYALVMSLVIWVIDFIPILGSIIVLTPWFIYMFIVGDIVQGTQLAILALVLLVIRRTVEPKVMGTQIGLSPLATLIAMFIGLQLIGFLGFFIGPLLVILFTSAREAGIIKMEFKV from the coding sequence GTGGGCAAGTGGTTTAATAAAAAACTGGCGACCCTATTACTGGTCATCGCTATTGTCGTGTTGATCTCTATATACATATTACCGATTGCCGTTCCGTTGATCATCGCATTGCTTACCGCCATCTTCCTGGAGCCTTTTGTTAAATTCGTGCAGAAGCGCTTTAAATGGGAGCGCAAAGGCGCAGTCATCACGGTGTTCATCCTATTCCTCGTCATCGCTTCTGGCTTGGTTTACTGGATTATTACGCAGTTGGTTGGGCAAATTATACAATTCTCAAAAATGGTTCCAGAGTATACAAATTCCCTCTCACATATGTGGGGCGAAGTAGAAGCTTTCTTCCTGCGCTCCACAGCAGAAATGCCTGTTGAAGTCGTCAATTCATTCGAAACGGAAATGATCGCTTTTGCAGAAGGCATTCGCGACTGGATCTTAACATTCGTCAACTACGATACCGTCACCAATTTATTGACGGGCATCCCTTCTTTTTTGGTCAGCTTCATCGTCTTCCTCATCGCCCTATTCCTGTTCATGCTTGATTTGATGGATTTGAAAGGCATGCTGTTCAACCGCTTGAAGGAATCGACGGCCGAGAAAGTACGCTTTATGAGCGCCCGGCTGAACAATGTCGTGTTTGGCTTCCTAAAAGCCCAATTCCTTGTCAGTTTGATCATCTTTGCGGTTTCGTTGATTGCCTTATTGTTTATCGCCCCTGAATATGCCTTGGTCATGTCGCTCGTCATCTGGGTCATCGACTTTATCCCGATACTCGGTTCGATCATCGTGCTAACTCCTTGGTTCATTTACATGTTCATCGTCGGGGATATTGTCCAAGGCACGCAGCTTGCGATTTTGGCATTGGTGCTATTGGTCATCCGCAGAACAGTCGAACCGAAAGTAATGGGCACGCAAATCGGGCTATCCCCTCTTGCCACATTGATCGCCATGTTCATCGGCCTTCAATTGATCGGTTTTCTTGGCTTCTTCATCGGGCCGCTACTGGTCATTCTATTTACTTCGGCACGCGAAGCCGGCATCATCAAAATGGAGTTTAAAGTTTAA
- a CDS encoding DUF420 domain-containing protein, protein MNLPLLPTISTFFIVLSAVLVAIGWNLILKRRIEAHKKVMLGAGAAALTFFIIYVSRTLFVGNTAFGGPDELKIYYTVFLIFHITLATIGAVMGLVTIYWGLKNRLDKHRKIGPFTSVVWFFTAITGVMVYLLLYVFYEGGHTTSVFKAILGG, encoded by the coding sequence ATGAATTTGCCGCTATTGCCAACCATTAGTACATTCTTTATCGTCTTGAGCGCCGTATTGGTGGCGATCGGATGGAACTTGATCCTCAAACGCCGCATCGAAGCACATAAAAAAGTGATGCTTGGCGCCGGTGCTGCTGCGCTGACGTTTTTCATCATCTATGTCTCTCGCACACTATTCGTAGGAAATACGGCATTCGGGGGACCGGATGAATTAAAGATCTACTATACCGTCTTTCTGATTTTCCATATCACGCTCGCAACGATCGGGGCAGTGATGGGGCTGGTGACGATTTACTGGGGCTTAAAGAACCGTCTCGACAAACACCGCAAGATCGGCCCGTTCACGAGCGTAGTATGGTTCTTCACTGCAATTACAGGAGTAATGGTTTACTTATTGCTTTACGTATTCTATGAAGGCGGCCATACGACATCAGTTTTCAAAGCAATTTTGGGTGGATAA